A portion of the Anabas testudineus chromosome 22, fAnaTes1.2, whole genome shotgun sequence genome contains these proteins:
- the crkl gene encoding crk-like protein: MSTARFDSSDRSAWYFGPVSRQEAQNRLQGQRHGMFLVRDSSTCPGDYVLSVSENSKVSHYIINSLPTKRFKIGDQEFEHLPALLEFYKIHYLDTTTLIEPAPRYPSTVSAPIQPMGGSEENVEYVRTLFDFTGSDAEDLPFKKGEILIILEKPEEQWWSAKSKEGRVGMIPVPYVEKLVRPPPHIGQPSHGSRNSNSYGIPEPAHALVHAYAQPQTPTPSPLPPGTPGVINPLPSMQNGPVMAKAIQKRVPCAYDKTALALEVGDIVKVTRMNISGQWEGEVNGRRGLFPFTHVKIIDPQKPDESD; encoded by the exons ATGTCAACTGCTCGCTTTGATTCGTCGGATAGGTCCGCCTGGTATTTTGGACCCGTGTCGCGACAAGAGGCACAGAATAGGTTACAAGGACAGAGACATGGCATGTTTCTCGTTCGAGACTCGTCGACATGTCCCGGCGACTACGTGCTGTCAGTATCGGAAAACTCCAAAGTGTCTCACTATATCATCAACTCTTTGCCCACCAAGAGGTTTAAGATAGGCGATCAAGAATTTGAACACCTCCCTGCCCTCCTGGAGTTCTACAAAATCCACTACCTGGACACGACCACGCTGATAGAGCCAGCACCCAG GTACCCAAGCACAGTGAGCGCTCCCATCCAGCCCATGGGTGGCAGCGAAGAGAACGTGGAGTATGTGCGGACTCTATTTGACTTCACTGGCAGCGATGCAGAGGACCTTCCCTTCAAGAAAGGGGAGATCCTTATCATCCTGGAGAAGCCAGAGGAGCAGTGGTGGAGTGCCAAGAGCAAAGAGGGGCGTGTCGGGATGATCCCTGTGCCCTACGTGGAGAAATTGGTACGACCTCCACCCCACATTGGCCAGCCTTCCCATGGATCCCGCAACTCAAACAGCTATGGGATCCCTGAGCCTGCCCATGCCCTTGTCCACGCCTATGCCCAGCCACAGACACCAACACCTTCACCATTGCCCCCTGGCACACCTGGCGTTATCAATCCTCTACCATCCATGCAGAATGGGCCCGTCATGGCAAAGGCCATCCAGAAACGAGTGCCATGTGCCTATGACAAAACAGCTCTCGCCTTAGAG GTTGGTGACATTGTCAAGGTTACACGGATGAACATCAGTGGTCAGTGGGAGGGAGAGGTGAATGGACGAAGGGGTCTCTTTCCATTCACTCATGTCAAAATCATCGACCCCCAGAAACCAGATGAGAGTGACTGA
- the LOC113148376 gene encoding T-box-containing protein TBX6L-like: protein MPRSPPAADSYQQGCIRMTLENADLWKSFHSIGTEMIITKHGRRMFPHCSVSISGLQPFANYVIMMDMVPVDSFKYKWKKEQWEVAGKAEPQPPCRTYMHPDSPAPGSHWMKQSFSFLKMKLTNNTLDQHGHIILHSMHRYYPRFHVIQADSPYTVRWGPFQTFSFPETTFTAVTAYQNPKITKLKIDHNPFAKGFREGGTHAHSKRCRSNRSPPAKRAALDREALCNSSPDLQRMPSTSQSVQVEKSQASTQPSLKGGHPSAWALEQDPSESLHAELLELHEYDYSCEEQMVPASVAYQPYRSMQYARFPFPSSEVDGTHTLGHPPPFPLATAEQSAQQHGYHHPHHHQGNTADWSQYPLFSYSCW, encoded by the exons ATGCCCCGCTCCCCTCCAGCAGCTGACTCATACCAGCAGGGCTGCATCAGGATGACCCTGGAGAATGCTGATCTCTGGAAGTCTTTTCACAGCATTGGAACGGAGATGATTATAACAAAGCATGGAAG gCGAATGTTTCCACACTGCAGTGTCAGTATATCTGGGCTCCAACCTTTTGCCAATTACGTCATCATGATGGATATGGTTCCCGTAGACAGCTTCAAATACAAG TGGAAAAAGGAGCAATGGGAGGTCGCAGGGAAAGCAGAACCCCAGCCCCCATGTCGGACGTACATGCACCCGGATTCTCCTGCACCAGGAAGTCACTGGATGAAGCAGTCGTTCTCCTTCCTCAAGATGAAGCTCACAAACAACACCCTGGACCAACACGGCCAC ATCATCCTGCACTCCATGCATCGCTATTACCCGAGGTTTCACGTCATTCAAGCTGACAGTCCTTACACTGTCCGCTGGGGCCCATTTCAGACTTTCTCCTTCCCAGAGACGACCTTCACCGCAGTGACCGCCTATCAGAACCCAAAG ATCACCAAGTTGAAGATTGACCACAACCCCTTTGCTAAAGGATTCAGGGAAGGGGGCACCCATGCCCACAGTAAAAG GTGTCGTTCAAATAGAAGTCCCCCTGCAAAGAGAGCTGCATTGGATAGGGAAGCTCTTTGCAACAGTTCTCCGG ACCTGCAGAGGATGCCCTCCACCTCCCAGTCAGTGCAGGTAGAAAAGAGTCAGGCTTCCACACAGCCATCTTTGAAAGGGGGTCACCCTTCAGCCTGGGCTCTGGAGCAAGACCCATCTGAGAGCCTACATGCTGAGCTCCTGGAGCTGCACGAGTACGACTACAGCTGTGAAGAACAGATGGTGCCTGCTTCCGTGGCATACCAGCCATACAG ATCCATGCAGTACGCCAGATTTCCATTTCCCTCCAGCGAAGTGGACGGGACGCACACCCTGGGTCACCCACCACCTTTTCCACTCGCCACAGCTGAACAAAGTGCCCAACAACATGGCTACCACCATCCTCACCACCACCAGGGCAACACAGCAGACTGGAGCCAATATCCTCTCTTCTCTTACTCTTGTTGGTGA